One Candidatus Chazhemtobacterium aquaticus genomic window, GCAATATGTGGTGTTAATACCACATTATCAAGTTTAAATAGTCCAGTATTAACTCTACTCTCATCCTCAAACACATCCAAACCAGCACCAGCGATCCTCCCCTCCTTTAACATCTCTATCAACTCATTCTCTTTTACAACCGCCCCACGAGCTGTATTAATCAACACCGCCGTCTTTTTCATCATCATTAATTCCCTTTTACCTATCATTCCTTCAGTCTCTTTATTCAATGGCACGTTAAGACTAATCACATCCGCCTCCTTGAGTAACTCATCCAGTTTCTCTTTGTACTCACCCTTACACTCCTTCTCGACATCAACACTTCTTGATCTGGAATAATATATCACCTTCATCCCCAGCCCATAGCCCAACCTAGCCGTCCATTCACCTATCCTCCCCATACCCACTACTCCCAACACCTTTCGTCTCACTGTCATACCCACCATCAAATCAGGCTCCCAACCCTTAAACTTACCTGACCTTACATACTTGTCTCCTTCCACAATCCTTCTCATCACCGTCAACATTAATGCTATTGCATGCTCAGCCACTGACTCTGATAACGCCGCTGGTGTATTTGTTACCACTATTCCTCGTCTAGTTGCCTCACTCACCTCTACGTTATCAAAACCAACCGCACAGTTACTTATTATTTTCAAATTCTCTCCCGCCTTCTCCATTACTTCAGCATCAATTCTCTCTGTTAACAATGATAAGATCGCGTCCACTCCTCTAACCTTTCTTAACAAATCTTTTCTTGAAATCTCTCTTCCCGGCCAAACAACAACCTCATATTTCTCAGCCAGCCTATCAACAAAATCCCCCGCCAATTTCTGTGTTACAAAAACCTTCATATTCCAATTCTAAATATACTCATTAATAATGATCCCTAACTAATATAACCTATGTTCTCACTTTTTCCTCAACTAATCTCAATTCTTTCTTCATCCACTTGTCTAACTCACTCTCACTCAATAATCCTTCCTTAACTCCTATTTTCATCACCTCACTTGCTCCATTCGCCGCCCCAGCTTTCAAGCTATCCGCCAAACTCCAACCCTTGATCCTTCCATATACAAAACCACTACCAAATGCATCACCTGCTCCCGTATCATCTACACTCTTAACTCTATACGCTCCTGCCCGAACCCTTATCTCTCCATCAAACGCAACCGACCCCTTTTTACCCTCTGTCATGACTACCAACCCTCGACTCGCTAACCGACCAGCTCCTTTCATCAGCTCAACATCATCATCAAAACTAACTCCCAATAATCCAGCCAGTTCCAATCTATTCAACAACAACACATCTATCTTACCCAACACTCTCTCCAACCTACTCTTATCTTTCAGCTCCGCCTTTCCTGGATTAAACGCTACCTTTATCTCCTGCTTATTAGCAAACGCCACAATATCCTCAAGCAAACTCATCTTGCCACCCAAACTGGACACATAAAACCATTTTGACCCCTTCACCTTTTCCCAATCAATCTCTCTTGATAACAACTCCTTACTTACTCCTCGATAAGTCAGTATTGACCTCCCCCCCTCCTTATCCACCAATATCACCGACAAAGCCGACTCTCCCCCCTTTTCCTCGACCATTAACTCACTTCCCAAGTTATATTTTTCCAATGCTCGTTTAATCATCCCTCCAATTTCATCATCTCCCAACTTCACCACCGCACCCGCCTTCAACCCCTTCTTTATAAAGCTCACCGCCGAATTGGTTCCTCCTCCTCCCACATCAACATTGATCCCATCAACCTCAGTTTTTCCACCATATACCTGACACAAACCCACCCCACCAGCTATCTGGTGACCCTTCATCACCCTAAACTCACTCGATCTAATTGTCACATCAAGTACTACTGACCCAAAACTAACCACATCATACATAGACCCATGTTAACATACCCTCAATGAATGTCCGCATCGAACCCTCCTGGAAAAAGGTTCTCCAAACAGAATTTAACCAACCCTACTTCAAAAAACTTACTGAGTTTGTCAAAAAAGAATATATCTCCACCACCGTCTATCCACCCCCAAAATTCATCTTTAATGCTTTTAACTCCACTCCATTTAACCAAGTCAAGGTTGTTATTTTAGGCCAAGACCCCTATCACGGCCCCAACCAAGCCCACGGCCTCTGTTTCTCAGTTCTCCCCCCTACTCCTCCGCCACCCTCACTCCAGAATATCTACAAAGAGATAAAAAGCGACATCGGCCATATTACCAACACCTCAGGTGATCTCACTCATTGGACCAAACAAGGCATTCTTTTACTTAATGCCACTCTCACTGTCAGGGCCCACCAAGCCGGCTCCCATCAAAACAAAGGTTGGGAACAATTTACTGACGCTGTAATTAAGGTCCTCAATCAACAAAAAACCGGTCTCGTCTTTATTCTTTGGGGTGCTTACGCCCGCAAAAAAGGTGCCAACATCGATCGCCAACGCCATTTAGTTATTGAGTCAACTCATCCATCACCCCTCTCTGCCCATGCGGGTTTTTTTGGCAGTAAACCCTTCTCCCAAACTAACACCTATCTCCTCCTCAATGGACATCAACCCATCAACTGGTAAACACCAGTTTACCCAACTTCTCTGCCACCTCAACCGGCCTCTCGGCTTGCCACACGTTTCTACCGATCGCCAATCCCTTAGCCCCCGCCGCCATAATACCCCTTACCTCACTCTCAAGTCTTTCCCATCCAATCTTTCCTCCTCCTTGCGCCAACACCCCCGTCTTACCAGCAGATTTAACCACCCACTTAAAACTTTCCTCATCACCAGTGTAATATGTTTTAACATAATCAGCATTAAGCTCCATTCCCAGTCTTGCCGCATATGCCACCGTCTCTTTGTCATGCTCCTTACCCACCACCTTACTTCCCCTAGGATACATCCAAGCAATCACCGCTAAACCAGCTTTATGCGCCTCATCCTCAATTAGACTAAACTCACGCATCATCTCCCCTTCATGCTCACTACCAACATAAATGGTATATCCCACTCCCTTTGCCCCCAACTCAATCGCCTTTTTCACTGTGCATAATTGTGGACTATATGGCTCCTTTCCCTTACTATATGAACTCGCTCCATTCAACTTCACTACCAACGGCACTTTTGCCTTTTTTTGATCATAATATTTTGCCGCCACTCCTTCCTGAAAAATTACTCCTGTAAAAAACCCGCTCTCCGCGATCTCCATGATATAAGAAGGATCCACATTCTTCCCATTAAAATCAATCGGACCATGCTCAAATCCTTGATCATAAGCTAACAACATCACCCTTCCATCTCTTTCAAAAACACTCATATTATTTTCCAACTAATTCTCTAATCGCCTTGATTATAACCTCTTTACTCATTCCATACTTTACTAATAACTCCTCCGGCTTACCACTCTCTCCAAACACATCACTCATCCCCACCATTCTCATTTTCACCCCCACACCTTCCTTAACTAATACCTCTGCCACCGCGCTCCCCAAACCACCAATAATCTGATGCTCCTCCGCCACCACTACTCGTTTGCATTTCTGTGCCACCCGAATAATCTCACTCTCGTCTATCGGTTTAATTGTATGAATATTAATCACCTCGACATCCACCTTGCCCGACAACTCCTCAGCCGCTCGTAATCCCTCATACACCATTGCTCCGCTCACAATCAACCCCACCTCTCCCCCTCTTCTTAATACCTGAGCTTTACCTAACACAAAAGGAGTCATCTTGCTTGTTACCACTGGCCTTGCTGGAGCAGTCATCCGCATATACACCGGCCCCTCATGTACTACTATTGCCCTTGTCGCCCTTTTAACCTGTTCATAATCTGCCGGTGACACCACCACCAGATTTGGTAACGACCGGACCATACCCACATCCTCAAAGCTTTGTTGATTGGCTCCATCCTCACCATTGCCCGCCCCGGCATGTCCTCCCACCACTTTGACATTCGCTTTTCCTACACAAACACTCACCCGTAACTGATCATAGTTTCTTCCTGGTGAAAAACACGCAAACGAATTTACAAAAGGAATCTTTCCTTCCAAAGCCATTCCCGCCGCCACCCCCATCATATTCTGCTCCGCTATTCCCATCTCCACAAATCTGTCTGGATAATGCTTGGCAAAATCCTTGACTCTAGTACTCTCCATCAAATCCGCCACTACTACCCACATACGCTCATCTTTACCCAACTCCAACAACACCTCGCCATATCCATCTCGCATCGCCTTCACCTCCACCCTATCTAAATCCTCCACCAACTGCATCTCTGGATTAATCATCTTTTGTTTTTCCTAATTCCGACAATGCCTCAACCGCCTCTGCTGCACTTGGCGCCTTACCATGCCACTCAACCAAGCCCTCCATGAACCCAACCCCCTTACCCGGTATTGTATGAAGCAGTATCACCGACGGCCTCTCATAAACCATTCTTACCTTTGCAAAAACCTCCATAATCGATCCAATATTATGTCCATCCACCTCAAACACCTCCATCCCAAACGCCTCAAGCTTTGTTCTCAATGGTTCCAGTGGCATCACCTCCTCAGTTCGCCCATCAATCTGCATATTATTCCTATCAATCACCACCGTTAAATTCGCTAATTTTTCCTTGTTTGCCAGCATATACGCTTCCCACACCTGACCCTCTTGTTGCTCACCATCTCCCATAAAACAGACCACTCGCCATTGTTTTCTCTCTC contains:
- a CDS encoding 2-hydroxyacid dehydrogenase — its product is MKVFVTQKLAGDFVDRLAEKYEVVVWPGREISRKDLLRKVRGVDAILSLLTERIDAEVMEKAGENLKIISNCAVGFDNVEVSEATRRGIVVTNTPAALSESVAEHAIALMLTVMRRIVEGDKYVRSGKFKGWEPDLMVGMTVRRKVLGVVGMGRIGEWTARLGYGLGMKVIYYSRSRSVDVEKECKGEYKEKLDELLKEADVISLNVPLNKETEGMIGKRELMMMKKTAVLINTARGAVVKENELIEMLKEGRIAGAGLDVFEDESRVNTGLFKLDNVVLTPHIASATNEARELMAEMAVNNILRTLAGEEPEGLVNEEVWCRARVHKC
- a CDS encoding carbohydrate kinase family protein, whose protein sequence is MYDVVSFGSVVLDVTIRSSEFRVMKGHQIAGGVGLCQVYGGKTEVDGINVDVGGGGTNSAVSFIKKGLKAGAVVKLGDDEIGGMIKRALEKYNLGSELMVEEKGGESALSVILVDKEGGRSILTYRGVSKELLSREIDWEKVKGSKWFYVSSLGGKMSLLEDIVAFANKQEIKVAFNPGKAELKDKSRLERVLGKIDVLLLNRLELAGLLGVSFDDDVELMKGAGRLASRGLVVMTEGKKGSVAFDGEIRVRAGAYRVKSVDDTGAGDAFGSGFVYGRIKGWSLADSLKAGAANGASEVMKIGVKEGLLSESELDKWMKKELRLVEEKVRT
- the ung gene encoding uracil-DNA glycosylase; its protein translation is MNVRIEPSWKKVLQTEFNQPYFKKLTEFVKKEYISTTVYPPPKFIFNAFNSTPFNQVKVVILGQDPYHGPNQAHGLCFSVLPPTPPPPSLQNIYKEIKSDIGHITNTSGDLTHWTKQGILLLNATLTVRAHQAGSHQNKGWEQFTDAVIKVLNQQKTGLVFILWGAYARKKGANIDRQRHLVIESTHPSPLSAHAGFFGSKPFSQTNTYLLLNGHQPINW
- a CDS encoding class I fructose-bisphosphate aldolase, with amino-acid sequence MSVFERDGRVMLLAYDQGFEHGPIDFNGKNVDPSYIMEIAESGFFTGVIFQEGVAAKYYDQKKAKVPLVVKLNGASSYSKGKEPYSPQLCTVKKAIELGAKGVGYTIYVGSEHEGEMMREFSLIEDEAHKAGLAVIAWMYPRGSKVVGKEHDKETVAYAARLGMELNADYVKTYYTGDEESFKWVVKSAGKTGVLAQGGGKIGWERLESEVRGIMAAGAKGLAIGRNVWQAERPVEVAEKLGKLVFTS
- a CDS encoding transketolase family protein, with the translated sequence MINPEMQLVEDLDRVEVKAMRDGYGEVLLELGKDERMWVVVADLMESTRVKDFAKHYPDRFVEMGIAEQNMMGVAAGMALEGKIPFVNSFACFSPGRNYDQLRVSVCVGKANVKVVGGHAGAGNGEDGANQQSFEDVGMVRSLPNLVVVSPADYEQVKRATRAIVVHEGPVYMRMTAPARPVVTSKMTPFVLGKAQVLRRGGEVGLIVSGAMVYEGLRAAEELSGKVDVEVINIHTIKPIDESEIIRVAQKCKRVVVAEEHQIIGGLGSAVAEVLVKEGVGVKMRMVGMSDVFGESGKPEELLVKYGMSKEVIIKAIRELVGK
- a CDS encoding transketolase, coding for MRYTVSELQEKADEIREEIIKMLVNVGSGHTGGALGAADFWTALYLGGLVRVDPNNPWDEERDRVVLSAGHYCPAQYAVLAEMGFFEKKELMSLRQINSRLQGHPVVRCLPGIENTSGPLGQGISQAVGMAIVGKRERKQWRVVCFMGDGEQQEGQVWEAYMLANKEKLANLTVVIDRNNMQIDGRTEEVMPLEPLRTKLEAFGMEVFEVDGHNIGSIMEVFAKVRMVYERPSVILLHTIPGKGVGFMEGLVEWHGKAPSAAEAVEALSELGKTKDD